From the Comamonas antarctica genome, the window AACGTCGGCTGCGGCTGCAATACGCGCTTCAATGCGTTGCTGCGCGCGCGCGAATTGCGTCTCGAGGGCGTCGACATCTCGCAGCGCATGATTGCCATGGCCCGGCGGGCCGACCCGGCAGTGCTATTGCAGCACGCCGATGTGTGCGCATGGCGTGCGCAACGCGGCTATCGCTTCATCGCTGCCTGGGACAGCATCTGGCATGTCGACCTTGGACAGCAGCGGGCGCTGATGCTGAAGCTGATGCAGGCCCTGGAGCCCGGCGGCGTGTTTCTTTTCACGGCCGGGGGACTCGATGCCGAAGGCAGCCATGTGGATTCCTCCATGGGCGTGGAGGTTTCCTACAGCACGCTGGGCGTGCCCGGCTTGCTGGCTGTCGTCAAGCAAGCCGGCTGTGTCTGCCGGCATCTTGAATTCGACCAGTATCCGCTCAAGCATCTGGTGGTCATCGTCCAACGCAGTGCCGCCATCGCGGCATGATGCGCTGTGCCGCGCGGTTTGGAACGCGACGCCTGGCAGCCGCCTTGATGCTGTG encodes:
- a CDS encoding class I SAM-dependent DNA methyltransferase; this encodes MHPKSQQHAAIASAYDQLADRWRDGTFNPDDGVEQFRRALRFLGEGEGWALNVGCGCNTRFNALLRARELRLEGVDISQRMIAMARRADPAVLLQHADVCAWRAQRGYRFIAAWDSIWHVDLGQQRALMLKLMQALEPGGVFLFTAGGLDAEGSHVDSSMGVEVSYSTLGVPGLLAVVKQAGCVCRHLEFDQYPLKHLVVIVQRSAAIAA